tctctctcccccacaCTATGCATGCAAGGTCACGACTCACTAATCACTTTTTTTGGGTGCTGTGCAAAAAGCTTAAACGTTAAGGAACTTAGTTCCAAACcctaaaaatttaataaaacaaaaagaggattggagagagagagagagggttgtaaataaataaacactAGTACTCCTTATTCCCTTTATCTTTTTTCATCATCACCTTCTCTTTCTCTCGTTAATTCTCTGCAACTCATCTTTCTTTGCCTGATGTGATTCTCCACCATATCCTCCTCCAATTCCCCCCACCCCCCACAACCCCCATCAACCtttacaaaagaaagaaaagaattaAAGCTCAAGTTATCAACAATTATGGTTTTCTCTTCATCTATTCCAGTCTATCTAGATCCATCCAATTGGCAACAACAGGTAAGTAGATTTAAAATCCGTTAAATTCtaattccttttctttctaACATACAAGGCTTCCTCACCAAAAAAGATGAATAATATtcccatgtatatatacatatatacctcCTTTTAGTTTTATGATCTTCTCTTGAATATACcatatatttgattttgatttcatatgtatctttcttttttatgcttaaatttttttttcgttaTCACCTTTTGATTTTGTAGCAACTTAATCAACAAAGTGGAAGTGAAAACTCTCAACTGCCACCACCTCATCccgatggtggtggtggcggtggcAGTGGTGGTGGAGGGTCAATCAGGCCTGGTTCGATGGCTGATCGAGCTAGGTTAGCCAAGATACCACAACCTGAGGCAGCTCTTAAATGTCCAAGATGTGATTCCACAAACACTAAGTTTTGTTACTTCAATAATTACAACCTCTCACAACCTAGGCACTTTTGCAAGACCTGTAGAAGATACTGGACAAGAGGAGGTGCACTAAGGAATGTCCCGGTCGGAGGTGGTTGTAGAAGGAACAAGAGAAGCAAAGGAAGTGGCAGATCAAAGTCTCCGGTTACATCCGGGTCTAACTCCACCAGTGCACTTGCTTCTAATAGTTGTTCTTCTACTATGTTAGGTCATATGCCCCCTCAAGGAACACAATTACCACTTTTACCCCCTTTGAATCATCTTAATGACTATAATTCTAGGGGCATTATTGGCCTGAATTTTTGTGGAAATCAGGCGCCGGTGGCGGAGGCTGGTTGTGGTGATATGGAATTTCAGATTGGGAGTGGTAATTCAAGTGGTGCTAATGCATCTATCATACCAAATGGAATTGTTGACCAGTGGAGATTACAACAAGTGCATCATCATCAATTCCCTAATTTCTTGGGTAATTTGGAAGAAACAATAACAACAAATGGGTTGTACCCATTTAATCAAGGTACTAGTAGTACTCATGGAGGCTATGTTGGTCAACTTAGGTCAAAGCCATAGGAGAGTGTGGTTGCCCAATTGGGTTCAgtgaaaatggaagaaaatcaTCATCAAGGGTTGAATTTGTCAAGGAACATTTTGGGACTCAATAATCCGGGAAATGATCATCAATATTGGGGTACTGGCACTACTGGCAATTCATGGAGTGATCTTCCTACTGCTTTTACTTCCTCCTCAACAAGTCATCTCTTATGACTTCCATGCATATTTCTTACCTAACCCAAGAAGATCTATAGCAGCTGATGGCTAATGGGAGAGGATGATATGCTGAAGAAAGATAGATATGGTAGGCTTTCTAGTCTAGAAATTATTTGCTGTTGtttttttactttgttttgattttgttgatgtTTGGGTATGTTAGTTAATAGAAACTAATACctggttttatatatatatggagtttGATATCTTACATTGGGGGCTAAATTTGTTATAAATATTATGAAAATGAAATTGTACTAATTAGTAAATGATTGTGAAAACtaattcattctttttttttttgtgtgtgcttCTTATTGTTCAAATGTATGGTTTCAATCACTTCCACTGCAAAATTGGGAAAAATCAAATTACATATTGACTTTTCCCCATATTTTTTTCTAGTTAATTAAGTTagtaaaagatatatatatagacacacagcAACTTAATGCTCCAAAATTAAGGTTAAGCTTGGCAGATGGATCCAATATGTCTGCAACTCTTCTCTCCCGATCCCATTCCCTGcaactccctctctctctctccatcaaCATCTTTGTTGTACATGGAAGATGAGTTATGAACTGACTTTATACTGATGCACTCACTTCTTTCAAGTAATCTATTTTGGGAACTTCAAATTCCTAGATATATTTTGCTTTTATGGAAATTTTTCTTAACTCCCTAGGAAAAAACAGTTGAACGTACGTACATATAAGTTTGtgcctatatatgcatgctTGTGACTATCAGTCAAGATTTGCAATAATATTGATACTTTGATAGTActatttctttcttgttttgcgTTGGACATTGCATTTAATATTAATGATTATGTAATTATAAGGGAATTGACCAGTTGTGTGTAgtcatttaatttgttttatgtGCAGTACTTCACTTCTACTCACTAAACTAGCTACACAGAGAAACTACAAAGAAAAGCCAAaatattacccaaaaaaaaaaaaccatgcaGAATTTCCTTAGTAAACTAAAATATAACGTAAGACCAAAACAGAGAAAGTCAAAGAAGAAACTcttaacaagaaaacaaaaagccttggttttgttttatttttggtttctgtttttttttttttttttttttactttgtatgtatatatatatacatatgatcTCTCATGTCACacatttttatgattttttttgtttagggtTATGAGTGATGTCATTTGGGTCtacgtgtgttttttttttcctttacatGGGATGGGAATGGAATCTTGTGTGTCCAGGATTTGCTTTTGTAATAACCAAGGCTGTTTTACTAACGAGGAACAAAGCTATCCAATACTGTCAATAAAgcaaacctctctctctctctctctctgtgagaGAAGAGAAAAGTGAAACAATTTAATCCAAAATTTGTTAATATTATGTGTTAAAGTTGTCACATTTTAAGTTATTATATCACCTTAATAACAATCTATTAATACGAACTTTTTCACTAGCAACTAGGTTCCTGATCTGATGGTTGATTTTAAGTGGCTTGATCCAATGGTATGCACAAGATCATTTTATACATCTGATATGAACCTAACTTTGGATCATCAGGTTTGTGTATACAGAAGCTTCCCATTTTACGACAAGATAAATTCGATCAAAATTCAACGTGTGGTCTCAAGGGTATTCGCTAGTGGATATGTGGAAATATACATGAcaaaaagtatatatatgaagttATGCGCATTGCGCATGTGTAGTGAAATATCCATAAATGTTAAGACATATGTTATGCGCATAGGAGTGTTAATTGTAGTTGATTCTCTCTGTGTAGTGTGTGCATGTGGATGACCACATGAATGTCTGGGTAGGCATGACATGTCAGTCTGCTTTTTCATGGCAGCTTTGGCTTTTGAGTCGTCATTGTTTCTAGCTAGGGAGAGAGTCTATGTGAGTATATatattatgcatatatattgcctatatatattatcatagATTCCAGTGTATCACGCTCTTCCACATGTGCTCAATCATATATTACATGCTTTAATTTAGATTCTGTGGTCATTTCTAGAGCCTGTGTTAGCTAGGGAAGAatatctactttttttttttttttttagtcaaGTGGAAAGTAGGGAAGGAAAATACATGCACAGACGGCAAACATATCGCTTCAAAGTGACGTGAGAGTAGATTGAGTGCACAATCCGCCTCACCCCTAAAACCATGTCAATTTTGGGAGGCGTTAAACCTCGTATAAACCACACTATTAGAAATCTATAACCCcataatattatttgttttggatTATCTGGTTTCTGTTGATATATCaggcccgcacgactttgtttatCTTGAGTCCGAGTTACTACGGGCTGAATGCCAAATCACAAGGCAAACCCAACTTCTACTGatcaaagtctaactaactgGCTCGGAAAAAGTCCCATCCGAATGGTATATATGATCTTAACACACGCTTCTCACTTTTTACCGAGGAATGTGGGACTTGGATGGTTAATGCCCACCTAGCTCCTACTTTGGACATGCCACAAACAAATATCTAATGTAGAACTAGTG
This genomic window from Tripterygium wilfordii isolate XIE 37 chromosome 9, ASM1340144v1, whole genome shotgun sequence contains:
- the LOC120005370 gene encoding dof zinc finger protein DOF2.4-like, which encodes MVFSSSIPVYLDPSNWQQQQLNQQSGSENSQLPPPHPDGGGGGGSGGGGSIRPGSMADRARLAKIPQPEAALKCPRCDSTNTKFCYFNNYNLSQPRHFCKTCRRYWTRGGALRNVPVGGGCRRNKRSKGSGRSKSPVTSGSNSTSALASNSCSSTMLGHMPPQGTQLPLLPPLNHLNDYNSRGIIGLNFCGNQAPVAEAGCGDMEFQIGSGNSSGANASIIPNGIVDQWRLQQVHHHQFPNFLGNLEETITTNGLYPFNQGTSSTHGGYVGQLRSKP